Proteins encoded within one genomic window of Acidimicrobiales bacterium:
- the panC gene encoding pantoate--beta-alanine ligase, with product MDLFDTVAAFRAALDAERAAGRTVGLVPTMGALHDGHLSLVRRAASDCDVVAATIFVNPLQFGPTEDLATYPRDLAADAALGEGAGVAHLLAPAVDEMFPSPPLTTVHVAELTEGGEGASRPGHFDGVATIVAKLFAVAGPCRAYFGEKDWQQLQVVRRLAADLSFPVEVVACPTVREADGLALSSRNRHLSAAERGAAPVLHRALLAGRALVAGGCSDRDELRRAMAGVVAAEPLARLDYAEVGDGGPGALRLLVAARIGATRLIDNLEAPLP from the coding sequence GTGGACCTCTTCGACACCGTGGCCGCGTTCCGCGCCGCGCTCGACGCCGAGCGGGCGGCGGGGCGCACGGTCGGCCTCGTGCCCACCATGGGCGCCCTTCACGACGGGCACCTGTCCCTGGTCCGCCGAGCGGCGTCGGACTGCGACGTGGTCGCGGCCACGATCTTCGTGAACCCCCTCCAGTTCGGGCCCACGGAGGACCTGGCCACCTACCCCCGGGACCTGGCCGCCGACGCCGCCCTCGGCGAAGGGGCGGGCGTGGCCCACCTGCTGGCCCCCGCCGTCGACGAGATGTTCCCCTCGCCGCCGCTCACGACCGTGCACGTGGCCGAGCTCACCGAAGGAGGCGAGGGGGCGTCCCGGCCCGGCCACTTCGACGGCGTGGCCACGATCGTGGCCAAGCTCTTCGCCGTCGCCGGGCCGTGCCGGGCCTACTTCGGCGAGAAGGACTGGCAGCAGCTCCAGGTCGTGCGGCGCCTGGCGGCCGACCTGTCCTTCCCGGTCGAGGTCGTCGCCTGCCCCACGGTGCGGGAGGCCGACGGCCTCGCCCTCTCCAGCCGCAACCGCCACCTGTCGGCCGCCGAGCGGGGGGCGGCGCCCGTGCTGCACCGGGCCCTGCTGGCCGGGCGCGCCCTGGTGGCCGGTGGCTGCTCCGACCGGGACGAGCTGCGCCGGGCCATGGCGGGCGTGGTGGCCGCCGAGCCCCTCGCCCGCCTCGACTACGCCGAGGTGGGCGACGGCGGCCCGGGCGCCCTCCGCCTGCTGGTCGCCGCCCGCATCGGCGCCACCCGCCTGATCGACAACCTGGAGGCGCCCCTGCCATGA
- the panD gene encoding aspartate 1-decarboxylase, with protein sequence MRRHMLKSKIHRATVTGADVDYVGSITVDAALLAAADIREHEQVHVLDVDNGARVVTYAIAGGPGEICVNGAAAHLVRPGDRVIVLTYAEYDEAELDGYGPVVVHVDGRNRPLAAGLAR encoded by the coding sequence ATGAGACGGCACATGCTCAAGTCCAAGATCCACCGGGCGACCGTCACCGGCGCCGACGTCGACTACGTCGGCTCGATCACGGTCGACGCCGCCCTCCTGGCGGCCGCCGACATCCGCGAGCACGAGCAGGTCCACGTGCTCGACGTCGACAACGGGGCCCGGGTCGTCACCTACGCCATCGCCGGCGGCCCCGGCGAGATCTGCGTCAACGGCGCCGCCGCCCACCTGGTCCGGCCCGGCGACCGCGTGATCGTGCTCACCTACGCCGAGTACGACGAGGCGGAGCTGGACGGGTACGGGCCGGTCGTCGTCCACGTGGACGGCCGGAATCGCCCGCTGGCGGCCGGGCTCGCCCGGTAG
- a CDS encoding FAD-binding protein — translation MDLDLLVLGSGVAGLSAAVRAALEEPGVRVGVLTKAELAQTATRWAQGGVAAALGGDDEDSTDLHLADTLAAGAGLCDGDAVRVLVDEGPGRVNELIALGAVFDRNREGKLLLSREGGHSVARVVHAGGAATGAEIERALVDAVRATAAAVFERWFALDVVVEDGRCRGVVALDEAGARREVRATHVLLATGGAGQLYAVTTNPLEATGDGVAMALRAGVAVADVEFMQFHPTALHHPAMPRPLLSEALRGHGALLRDANGERFVDELKPRDEVSRAMMALILEQGVEHLWLDATGLERFDERFPTIAASVRAVGLDPAADWLPVAPAAHYVSGGVVTDLDGATALPGLWACGEVACTGVHGANRLASNSLLEGMVFGPRVVEAVLAGKDGPEATGAMRDVLDARPDRVLPLRPVGAVRPVGAAGTATPAGTAPEPVKARSVLQHAMTGGAGVLRTAASLAATTATVEAVDAGADPELANLVLVARALLLAATAREETRGCHARTDFPSARPDLASRFVVR, via the coding sequence GTGGACCTGGACCTGCTGGTGCTCGGCTCGGGCGTGGCCGGCCTGTCGGCCGCGGTGCGGGCCGCGCTGGAGGAGCCCGGGGTGCGGGTCGGCGTGCTCACCAAGGCGGAGCTGGCCCAGACCGCCACCCGCTGGGCCCAGGGCGGGGTGGCCGCCGCCCTGGGCGGGGACGACGAGGACTCCACCGACCTCCACCTGGCCGACACGCTGGCCGCCGGGGCGGGCCTGTGCGACGGGGACGCCGTGCGGGTGCTGGTGGACGAGGGGCCCGGGCGGGTCAACGAGCTCATCGCCCTGGGTGCCGTGTTCGACCGCAACCGCGAGGGGAAGCTGCTGCTGTCCCGCGAGGGCGGCCACTCGGTGGCGAGGGTCGTGCACGCCGGCGGCGCCGCCACCGGCGCCGAGATCGAGCGGGCCCTGGTCGACGCCGTGCGGGCCACGGCGGCCGCCGTGTTCGAGCGGTGGTTCGCCCTCGACGTGGTGGTGGAGGACGGCCGGTGCCGGGGCGTCGTGGCCCTCGACGAGGCGGGGGCGCGCCGCGAGGTGCGGGCCACCCACGTCCTGCTGGCGACGGGCGGGGCGGGCCAGCTGTACGCCGTCACCACCAACCCGCTGGAGGCGACGGGCGACGGCGTGGCCATGGCGCTGCGGGCGGGCGTGGCCGTCGCCGACGTGGAGTTCATGCAGTTCCACCCGACGGCGCTGCACCACCCGGCCATGCCCCGCCCGCTGCTCTCCGAGGCGCTGCGGGGCCACGGCGCGCTGCTGCGGGACGCCAACGGCGAGCGGTTCGTGGACGAGCTCAAGCCACGCGACGAGGTCAGCCGGGCCATGATGGCGCTGATCCTGGAGCAGGGCGTGGAGCACCTGTGGCTGGACGCCACCGGGCTGGAGCGCTTCGACGAGCGGTTCCCCACCATCGCCGCCTCGGTGCGGGCCGTGGGCCTCGACCCTGCCGCCGACTGGCTGCCCGTGGCCCCCGCCGCCCACTACGTGAGCGGAGGCGTGGTGACCGACCTCGACGGGGCGACCGCCCTGCCCGGCCTGTGGGCGTGCGGGGAGGTGGCGTGCACGGGCGTGCACGGGGCCAACCGCCTGGCGTCGAACTCGCTGCTGGAGGGGATGGTGTTCGGCCCCCGGGTGGTGGAGGCGGTACTGGCCGGCAAGGACGGCCCCGAGGCCACCGGCGCCATGCGCGACGTGCTCGACGCCCGGCCCGACCGGGTGCTCCCGCTGCGCCCGGTGGGGGCGGTGCGCCCGGTGGGGGCGGCGGGTACGGCCACGCCGGCGGGTACGGCCCCCGAGCCGGTCAAGGCCCGTTCCGTCCTCCAGCACGCCATGACGGGCGGGGCGGGCGTGCTGCGCACGGCCGCCTCGCTGGCCGCCACCACCGCCACCGTGGAGGCCGTCGACGCCGGTGCCGACCCCGAGCTGGCCAACCTCGTCCTCGTCGCCCGCGCGCTCCTCCTCGCCGCCACCGCCCGGGAGGAGACGCGGGGGTGCCACGCCCGCACCGACTTCCCGTCGGCCCGGCCCGACCTGGCCTCCCGGTTCGTGGTCCGGTGA
- the nadC gene encoding carboxylating nicotinate-nucleotide diphosphorylase → MISGHRPFDPPPAAVADVVARALAEDVLPMGDLTAALVDADLAATAEVVSRAPGVLAGSACFIEAYAQVDPGVSVRWALLDGDAVHPGARVCEVSGPLASILTGERTALNLLCHLSGVASLTRRYVDAVGASSTQVLDTRKTLPGLRAVQKAAVRAGGGFNHRGSLSEMVLVKDNHRAALGIGEAVARARRRWPFRGVEVECETVEHVRQAVAAGASAVLLDNMTPAQVKECVAEVAGRALTEASGGVDLRTVGAYAATGVDFVSVGALTASAPSLDLGLDLEP, encoded by the coding sequence GTGATCTCCGGCCACCGGCCCTTCGACCCGCCGCCCGCCGCCGTCGCCGACGTGGTGGCCCGCGCCCTGGCCGAGGACGTCCTCCCCATGGGCGACCTCACCGCCGCCCTGGTCGACGCCGACCTGGCCGCCACCGCCGAGGTGGTGAGCCGGGCGCCCGGCGTGCTCGCCGGCTCGGCCTGCTTCATCGAGGCCTACGCCCAGGTCGACCCCGGCGTGTCCGTGCGGTGGGCCCTCCTCGACGGCGACGCCGTGCACCCGGGCGCCCGGGTGTGCGAGGTGTCGGGCCCGCTGGCGTCGATCCTCACGGGCGAGCGCACCGCCCTCAACCTGCTGTGCCACCTCTCCGGCGTGGCCTCGCTGACCCGGCGCTACGTGGACGCCGTGGGCGCCTCGTCCACCCAGGTGCTCGACACCCGCAAGACGCTGCCGGGCCTGCGCGCCGTGCAGAAGGCGGCCGTGCGGGCGGGCGGGGGCTTCAACCACCGGGGCAGCCTCTCGGAGATGGTGCTGGTGAAGGACAACCACCGCGCCGCCCTCGGCATCGGCGAGGCCGTGGCCCGGGCCCGCCGGCGCTGGCCGTTCCGGGGCGTCGAGGTGGAGTGCGAGACGGTCGAGCACGTCCGCCAGGCGGTGGCGGCGGGGGCGTCCGCCGTCCTGCTCGACAACATGACGCCCGCCCAGGTGAAGGAGTGCGTGGCCGAGGTGGCGGGCCGGGCCCTCACCGAGGCGTCGGGCGGCGTGGACCTGCGCACCGTCGGCGCCTACGCGGCGACCGGGGTCGACTTCGTGTCGGTGGGCGCGCTCACCGCCTCGGCGCCGTCCCTCGACCTCGGCCTCGACCTCGAGCCCTGA
- a CDS encoding type III pantothenate kinase — protein MLLAVDTGNTQTVLGLFDGDLLVSNWRLATDAARTADEHALVVSQLLDLEGYGAEDAVTGIAISSTVPTVTATLRAMTERWFPVPTVVVEPGVRSGVAILADNPKEVGPDRVANTVAVSTLFGGPAIVVDFGTSTNFDVVSAKGEYLGGAIVPGIEISLDALFARAAALRRVELVEPRSVIGKTTVECIQSGALYGYTDLVDGMCRRIQAEIGACTVVSTGGLSGLLSPLSATIDRHEPWLTLHGLRLVFERNTGDG, from the coding sequence ATGCTGCTCGCCGTCGACACCGGGAACACCCAGACCGTCCTCGGGCTGTTCGACGGCGACCTGCTGGTCTCCAACTGGCGGTTGGCCACCGACGCCGCACGGACCGCCGACGAGCACGCCCTGGTCGTCTCCCAGCTCCTCGACCTGGAGGGCTACGGCGCCGAGGACGCCGTCACCGGCATTGCCATCTCGTCGACCGTGCCCACCGTCACGGCCACCCTGCGGGCCATGACCGAGCGCTGGTTCCCGGTGCCGACGGTGGTGGTCGAGCCGGGCGTGAGGTCGGGCGTGGCCATCCTGGCCGACAACCCGAAGGAGGTAGGCCCCGACCGGGTGGCCAACACCGTCGCCGTCTCCACCCTGTTCGGCGGGCCGGCCATCGTCGTCGACTTCGGGACGTCCACCAACTTCGACGTGGTCTCGGCCAAGGGCGAGTACCTGGGCGGGGCCATCGTCCCCGGCATCGAGATCAGCCTGGACGCCCTGTTCGCCCGGGCCGCCGCCCTCCGGCGCGTCGAGCTGGTGGAGCCCCGCAGCGTGATCGGGAAGACGACCGTCGAGTGCATCCAGTCGGGCGCCCTGTACGGGTACACCGACCTGGTCGACGGCATGTGCCGGCGCATCCAGGCCGAGATCGGGGCGTGCACGGTCGTCTCCACCGGCGGCCTGAGTGGCCTGCTCAGCCCCCTGTCCGCCACCATCGACCGCCACGAGCCGTGGCTGACCCTGCACGGCCTGCGCCTGGTGTTCGAGCGCAACACCGGCGACGGATAG
- the lysS gene encoding lysine--tRNA ligase: MAEIPYRFERDRDAASLHAELAGLDPGAETGTVVSVAGRLMLRRAQGKLAFGTLQDSSGRIQLFATKDRTPDFDGFGALSLGDWIGVRGEVVKTRRGELSVMVDEWVLLAEARRPFPDKWHGLSDVDTRYRQRYVDLWVTEESRRVLRLRSRLVSLLRRFLEDRGFVEVETPVLHHVAGGAPARPFVTHHNALDLDLSLRVATELHLKRLVVGGFEKVFEVGRTFRNEGLSPRHNPEFTMLEVYEAYADYGDMMALTEDLVVHLATELHGTTKLSYGDRALDLTPPWRRATLAELVEEHAGLRVSVDMPVDELRAIASAHGVDAHDGWGPGKLVLEIYEKTTEHALWGPVFVCDYPREVSPLARAHRSTPGLVERFEVIAAGRELANAFSELVDPDDQRARFEDQARQKAAGDDETMEIDEDFVRALEYGMPPTGGLGIGVDRLVMLLADAHHIRDVLLFPTLRPEVIVRGSPAVEADAALPGPGSVAGRRLPPEAASPDGDK, from the coding sequence ATGGCCGAGATCCCCTACCGGTTCGAACGCGACCGTGACGCCGCCTCGCTGCACGCCGAGCTCGCCGGCCTCGACCCGGGCGCCGAGACGGGCACCGTCGTGTCCGTCGCCGGGCGCCTGATGCTGCGCCGGGCCCAGGGCAAGCTGGCCTTCGGCACCCTCCAGGACTCGAGCGGCCGCATCCAGCTCTTCGCCACCAAGGACCGCACCCCCGACTTCGACGGCTTCGGTGCCCTGTCCCTGGGCGACTGGATCGGCGTGCGGGGCGAGGTGGTCAAGACCCGCCGGGGCGAGCTGTCGGTGATGGTGGACGAGTGGGTGCTCCTCGCCGAGGCCCGCCGCCCGTTCCCCGACAAGTGGCACGGCCTGTCCGACGTCGACACCCGCTACCGCCAGCGCTACGTGGACCTGTGGGTCACCGAGGAGTCCCGCCGCGTCCTCCGGCTGCGCAGCCGCCTGGTCAGCCTCCTGCGCCGCTTCCTGGAGGACCGGGGCTTCGTGGAGGTGGAGACGCCGGTGCTGCACCACGTCGCCGGCGGGGCCCCGGCCCGGCCCTTCGTCACCCACCACAACGCCCTCGACCTCGACCTGTCGCTCCGGGTGGCGACCGAGCTCCACCTCAAGCGGCTGGTGGTGGGCGGCTTCGAGAAGGTGTTCGAGGTGGGGCGGACGTTTCGCAACGAGGGCCTGTCGCCCCGGCACAACCCGGAGTTCACCATGCTCGAGGTCTACGAGGCGTACGCCGACTACGGCGACATGATGGCCCTCACCGAGGACCTGGTCGTCCACCTCGCCACCGAGCTGCACGGGACGACGAAGCTGAGCTACGGCGACCGGGCCCTCGACCTCACGCCCCCGTGGCGGCGGGCCACGCTCGCCGAGCTGGTGGAGGAGCACGCTGGCCTGCGCGTCTCGGTCGACATGCCGGTGGACGAGCTGCGGGCGATCGCCTCGGCCCACGGCGTGGACGCCCACGACGGGTGGGGGCCGGGGAAGCTGGTGCTGGAGATCTACGAGAAGACCACCGAGCACGCCCTGTGGGGCCCGGTGTTCGTCTGCGACTACCCCCGGGAGGTGTCGCCCCTCGCCCGCGCCCACCGCAGCACGCCCGGGCTGGTGGAGCGGTTCGAGGTCATCGCCGCCGGGCGGGAGCTGGCCAACGCGTTCAGCGAGCTGGTCGACCCCGACGACCAGCGGGCCCGCTTCGAGGACCAGGCCCGCCAGAAGGCGGCCGGGGACGACGAGACCATGGAGATCGACGAGGACTTCGTCAGGGCCCTGGAGTACGGCATGCCGCCCACCGGCGGCCTCGGCATCGGCGTCGACCGCCTGGTCATGCTCCTCGCCGACGCCCACCACATCCGCGACGTCCTGCTGTTCCCGACCCTGCGACCAGAGGTGATCGTTCGTGGCTCGCCGGCCGTCGAAGCAGACGCCGCCCTTCCCGGACCCGGGTCAGTCGCCGGCCGCCGGTTGCCGCCGGAGGCGGCCTCCCCGGATGGCGACAAGTAG
- a CDS encoding polyprenyl synthetase family protein — MVNIADLLNLPRLREDLATVEEALHRSVEADDPFLTQVAGHLIGAGGKRLRPALAVTAAAVGGVDAVPGVVHGGVSVELVHLGSLYHDDVMDEGTSRRGVETVNSRWGNLVAILAGDFLLARASEIAASLGTEVAGLLATTIGRLCEGQVGELRTAFDVDRTEEAYLTSIGGKTASLMSASCRIGALTAGLDRATVDALTAYGHAFGMVFQIRDDILDVVGTDESLGKPAGQDLVQGTYTLPVIVALAEPEAGDELRALLGKPLDTPERDKARDIVRSTDAIATAYAVATGYAEQAARSAGAFPAGPIRDAMADLGHRLLEDIASEPEVPRRA; from the coding sequence ATGGTCAACATCGCCGACCTGCTGAACCTTCCCCGGTTGAGGGAGGACCTGGCCACCGTCGAGGAGGCGCTGCACCGCTCCGTCGAGGCCGACGATCCCTTCCTGACGCAGGTGGCGGGCCACCTGATCGGCGCCGGTGGGAAGCGGTTGCGGCCGGCCCTGGCGGTCACCGCGGCGGCGGTCGGCGGCGTCGACGCCGTGCCCGGCGTGGTGCACGGGGGCGTGTCGGTCGAGCTCGTGCACCTCGGCTCGCTGTACCACGACGACGTCATGGACGAGGGAACGAGCCGCCGCGGCGTGGAGACGGTCAACTCCCGGTGGGGGAACCTGGTCGCCATCCTGGCCGGCGACTTCCTGCTGGCCCGGGCGTCCGAGATCGCCGCCTCGCTGGGCACCGAGGTCGCCGGCCTGCTGGCCACCACCATCGGCCGGTTGTGCGAGGGGCAGGTGGGCGAGCTGCGCACCGCCTTCGACGTGGACCGCACCGAGGAGGCGTACCTCACCTCGATCGGCGGGAAGACGGCGTCGCTCATGTCGGCGTCGTGCCGGATCGGCGCCCTCACCGCCGGGCTCGACCGGGCGACCGTCGACGCGCTCACCGCCTACGGGCACGCCTTCGGGATGGTGTTCCAGATCCGCGACGACATCCTCGACGTGGTGGGCACCGACGAGTCGCTGGGCAAGCCCGCCGGCCAGGACCTGGTCCAGGGCACCTACACGCTCCCCGTGATCGTCGCCCTGGCGGAGCCCGAGGCGGGCGACGAGCTGCGCGCCCTCCTCGGCAAGCCCCTCGACACCCCCGAGCGGGACAAGGCCCGGGACATCGTCCGGTCCACCGACGCCATCGCCACCGCCTACGCCGTCGCCACCGGCTACGCCGAACAGGCGGCCCGGTCGGCCGGCGCCTTCCCGGCCGGTCCCATCCGCGACGCCATGGCCGACCTCGGCCACCGCCTGCTGGAGGACATCGCCTCGGAACCAGAGGTTCCTCGGCGAGCTTGA